One genomic segment of Besnoitia besnoiti strain Bb-Ger1 chromosome VII, whole genome shotgun sequence includes these proteins:
- a CDS encoding B9-C2 domain-containing protein (encoded by transcript BESB_076760), with protein MTRTDSSISWPPSAAVTRSATANQPFTRTFQLVLSGEVISASIESGLASGALLCRYLFVYGPDWSIISGEDQAISQSAYAARGSSRALSFFSYPLHAGGEQVVWNLPFSLIFKSTNPYGWPRLVLCVYGTDWLNRRVILGYTSAHVPTQPGRHVRTLNLYSITSSSWMRRFVAWMTGCRPEFVDPQTAARSEGREVVRTENAGRIKVCFNVLSRDLQQLQYSL; from the exons ATGACTCGGACAGATTCGTCGATTTCGTGGCCTCCTTCCGCGGCTGTCACACGGAGCGCCACCG CTAATCAGCCTTTTACTCGGACGTTTCAGCTCGTGCTCTCTGGGGAAGTCATCTCCGCGTCCATCGAGAGCGGCCTGGCCTCTGGTGCTCTCTTGTGTCGCTACTTGTTCGTCTACGGCCCCGACTGGAGCATCATTTCG GGCGAAGACCAAGCCATTTCTCAGAGTGCCTACGCCGCTCGAGGCTCcagccgcgccctctcgtttttttcctaccctctgcatgcgggcgGAGAGCAGGTCGTCTGGAATCTTCCCTTCAGCCTCATTTTTAAA TCCACGAACCCCTACGGGTGGCCTCGActcgttctctgcgtctACGGGACAGACTG GCTCAACAGAAGAGTTATCCTCGGATATACCTCCGCCCACGTCCCCACACAGCCTGGACG CCACGTGCGGACGCTGAATCTCTACTCCATCACGTCGTCTTCTTGGATGCGAAGGTTCGTGGCTTGGATGACTGGGTGTCGACCTGAGTTCGTGGATCCGCagaccgccgcgcgcagtgAAGGCAGGGAAG TTGTTCGCACGGAGAATGCAGGCAGGATCAAAGTCTGCTTCAACGTTTTGTCACGAGATCTGCAGCAACTCCAGTACTCTCTCTGA
- a CDS encoding ankyrin repeat-containing protein (encoded by transcript BESB_076770), with protein MPNRTEEAAASRATFSSACKKDGNSAAADLSPASVKSSQKTLLVFSSGHAPSSPTAATEVEGRRASPSASRLHAASPPAASFPAPEEAQAAPAFTAPSDADLAEALLLNGYRLSEDTAGDNDFTFPLDFQTPLNYEIYSFISQCLNAAQLKQPLAARDDAAALQPEGGAAAKGLAAAVSPALPANGRDRRAAEGDKNKERKGEQERKKGGAAKDDGGDGAWPRLAAAGRQKGGKKKGTAEGDSGVRKQWKKKEATDQAPRLSTPAEPGASSRASSPQSQTAASGSLPSPSASSSAPSPPAPAAGALPSSGVRAPPGLSGPDVNTALLRAAFLGREDIVDLCLKRGGDVSFSDRVGRTALHYGAATGIEKIVRKLLEGAGAKNINKRDRKHWTPLLIAVTKTHVACVRLLLEKGADVSATLCHRCAPCRSAAAKAEAADTGPERAEEGQTAKEAAAAEPRKTTAEGATKAESPKNAKHPDGKVMLPAASDAEGPVQTWSAAIHFAAIKGSIEISQLLLDHGASVNDLDSDKRPPLHYAACRDNSQYVSWLLARGARLDLFDVNGRSALHAAAMKGQLQNAQSILEAADPATALTLLKKKDTWDITPVQLAKLHGQNGAYLLLKSYADQLEASLGPLAPVLELENADAVLLSQTITEVLATGMQEVKKNKLERAVARLGTVTCLKAYQKTMMIQSMGGMLVADGSRPKTAGGVFFTLLREMARQGEITREDIIYIEMEDGEAKKALRRRARQKQTVAADAALQTARPASAARGQTRRAQTASSAAGGSAADAWASRAPATERAAGVGGGVSAPAATAKKPQKKGAAAPSLSPVGIFLSSSAPGASAAASSQGNAAKVRPGSAASSKRSGASGCTYTPLAQAISAERLLTTGGSSGGNSPQQTPTHFPSLGSFMGAGQAQQSGFFPFSMYPMYPLWPVGFPTPLSPPPIMGARLATSKGDEGAAFFSNPTFFSQGGAVANAPLHEDRRERKKNAQVVGFTSFYPGGHPNVFGAPSAPGVYVHQNREEQDARSGGKDKKKARAPGKKWGSAEEKKEAVTASRKEPVVEDRTQPQKTQKPQNDGGNKWKNVPPHVRAPKAPEAKEPAREQREGAWKTKGGRADEKNEAAAKARNAGASARGSMRGGRGGGAARGGRRNHE; from the exons atGCCAAACCGCAcggaagaggccgccgcgtctcgcgcgaccttctcttctgcgtgcaAGAAGGATGGGAattctgcggcggcggatctTTCGCCCGCGTCGGTGAAGTCGTCGCAGAAGACGCTTCTGGTCTTCTCCTCGGGTCacgccccctcctccccgaccgccgcgacagaggttgaggggcggcgcgcgtcgccctcggcttcgcggctgcacgcggcctcccctcccgctgcgtctttccctgcgccggaggaggcgcaggcggcgccggccttcaCCGCGCCTTCAGACGCAgacctcgcggaggcgctcctgCTCAACGGGTACCGTCTCTCTGAAGACACTGCGGGCGACAACGACTTCACGTTTCCCCTCGACTTCCAGACGCCGCTGAACTACGAGATCTACTCCTTCATCTCCCAGTGTCTGAACGCCGCCCAGCTGAagcagccgctcgcggcacgcgacgacgccgcggcgcttcagccggaaggaggcgcggcggccaagggcctcgccgccgctgtgtcgccggcgctcccCGCGAacggccgcgaccgccgcgccgccgagggcgacaagaacaaggagagaaagggcgagcaggagcggaagaagggaggcgcggcgaaggacgacgggggcgacggcgcatgGCCaaggctcgccgccgccggccgccagaagggcggaaagaagaagggcacggcggagggagacagcggcgtCCGCAAGCagtggaagaagaaggaggcgactg accaggcgccgcgcctctcgacgCCGGCCGAGccaggcgcgtcgtctcgggcctcttcgccgcagtcgcagaccgcggcctcggggtcgctgccctcgccgtccgcgtcgtcttcggcgccgtcgcctccggctccagccgcgggcgcgctgccgtcgaGCGGCGTGCGGGCGCCCCCGGGTCTCTCAGGGCCGGATGTGAacacggcgctgctgcgggcggcgtTTTTGGGTCGCGAAGACATCGTGGATCTGTGTCtgaagcgcggcggagacgtgTCTTTCTCGGACCGCGTGGGACGGACGGCGCTGCACTACGGCGCGGCGACTGGGATTGAGAAGATCGTCCGGAAGCTGCTCGAGGGGGCGGGAGCGAAGAACATCAACAAGCGCGACCGGAAGCACTGGACGCCGCTGCTCATCGCCGTCACCAAGACTCACGTCGCGTGCGTCCGCCTGCTCCtcgagaagggcgcggaCGTGAGCGCGACGCTGTGTCAccgctgcgcgccctgccgaagcgccgcggcgaaggcggaggccgccgacacAGGTCCCGaacgcgcggaagaagggcaGACTGCCAaagaggcggccgccgccgagccgcgaaAGACgactgcggagggcgcgaccAAGGCCGAGTCTCCCAAGAACGCGAAACATCCCGACGGAAAAGTGATGCTCCCCGCCGCAAGCGACGCCGAAGGCCCTGTGCAAACCTGGAGCGCGGCGATTCACTTTGCGGCCATAAAGGGCAGCATCGAAatctcgcagctgcttcttgaCCACGGCGCGAGCG TGAATGACCTCGACAGCGACAagcggcctcctctgcacTACGCGGCCTGTCGCGACAACTCGCAGTATGTCTCGtggcttctcgctcgcg gtGCCCGTCTGGATCTCTTTGATGTCaacggccgcagcgcgctgcatgcggcggcgaTGAAGGGACAGCTTCAGAACGCACAGAGCAtcctcgaggccgcggaccCCGCAACTGCCTTGACGCTGCTGAAAAAGAAAGACACATGGGACATCACCCCTGTGCAGCTCGCCAAACTGCACGGCCAAAATGGAGCC TATTTGCTGCTCAAGTCCTACGCAGATCAACTGGAGGCGTCCCTcgggccgctcgcgccggtgCTGGAGCTCGAGAACGCCGACGCAGTTCTGCTCAGCCAAACCATCACTGAGGTGCTAGCCACCGGCATGCAG GAAGTGAAGAAGAACAAACTCGAGAGAGCTGTCGCACGTCTCGGCACAGTGACCTGTCTCAAGGCTTACCAGAAGACCATGATGATTCAAAGCATGG gAGGAATGCTTGTCGCAGACGGGAGTAGGCCGAAGACTGCGGGCGGCGTTTTCTTtacgctgctgcgcgagatGGCTCGCCAGGGCGAAATCACGCGCGAAGACATCATCTACATTGAGATG gaggacggcgaagcgaagaaggcgctgcgccgtcgcgcgagacagaagcagactgtggcggcggacgccgcctTGCAGActgcgcgtcctgcgtccgcggcgcgaggccaaACGCGGCGCGCACAGACTGCGAgttccgcggcgggcggcagcgcagccgaTGCATGGGCGTCTCGTGCACCGGCGACtgagcgagccgcgggcgtTGGCGGCGGAGtgtcggcgcctgctgcaactgcgaagaagccgcagaagaagggcgcggctgcgccgtcgctgagCCCTGTGGGCATTTtcctctcgtcttccgcgccgggagcgtcggctgctgcgtcgtcgcaggGGAACGCCGCGAAAGTGCGGccaggcagcgcggcctcctccaaGAGAAGCGGGGCGTcggggtgtacgtacaccccgctggcgcaggcgatCAGCGCGGAGCGCCTGCTGACGaccggcggcagcagcggcggcaactctccgcagcagacgccgacgcatTTCCCCTCGCTTGGCTCGTTCATGGGCGCCGGGCAagcgcagcagagcggcTTCTTCCCGTTTTCCATGTACCCCATGTACCCGCTGTGGCCCGTTGGGTTCCccacgcctctctctccgccgccaaTCAtgggcgcccgcctcgcgaccAGTAAGGgtgacgagggcgcggccttcttctcgaATCCGACCTTCTTCTCCCAGGGTGGCGCCGTTGCCAACGCGCCGCTCCACGAAGACAGAagggagcggaagaagaacgcaCAAGTCGTCGGATTCACCTCCTTCTACCCCGGCGGCCACCCTAACGTCTTCGGTGCGCCAAGCGCCCCtggggtgtacgtacaccagAACCGGGAGGAGCAGGACGCGAGGAGCGGGGGAAAGGACAAGAAGaaagctcgcgcgccgggcaAGAAGTGGggcagcgccgaggagaagaaggaggcagtCACAGCATCCAGAAAGGAGCCGGTCGTCGAAGAccgcacgcagccgcagaaaacgcagaaaccGCAGAACGACGGCGGAAACAAGTGGAAGAACGTGCCGCCGCACGTGCGCGCACCCAAGGCGCCTGAGGCGAAGgagcccgcgcgcgagcagcgcgaaggcgcgtggAAGACCAAGGGCGGGCGAGCCGACGAGAAGAAcgaggctgcagcgaaaGCCAGAAATGCGGGCGCCTCAGCCCGCGGAAGCatgcgcggaggacgcggcggcggagctgcgcgaggcggccgcagaaacCACGAGTGA
- a CDS encoding hypothetical protein (encoded by transcript BESB_076780) has protein sequence MIRPGTAVRWQRETARPQAFSVSSEAPSSSELISRKLPPLEEFLRKRDYVGAITLLEYEREQGTKRRERRFWLAYCYFHAGLYSAALKCCDQLLKRGKKSCLDSQEEGHGSVGERAGVSDLASLQPSGDVDEGKGVGSAGSTPAANGSSARKEWSVPSSGVHTQFLDREEDGEDDGDDEGNSSELTPDKESELHLYKAICLYGMYMFPQAKQEALQAANTKTRNRLLLCIAYHESDPDLDRKLEALDTSDFRDQMTAAAVEYMRGRPDVACDIYRKLLSAYPEYHALKIYYAMAAFKGEMFEIARGLVKEYEGCHARSLVASNLLACCLYEEDAASSAMEIYHLLGHEADREESFFIQHNDLLRHNACVFQKGEKGLQVWRALIGIIPEARLNLTLLHMRTGDYESAFSLMHDFDPRTANEYTIRALAFMLLGQARDSAQHICEAQNMFLTVGTADGEIESIPGMQSMFYYYFLRKDYDAALAYASRLEPYFGSEPSYRWNKALALSQEGRYEEVKAAISAIDDEEYLRDPLFLRWLCRVYVATGDCDEAICLCLQQNERSQAHALLKEVADDCYAIGDFYFALKAFCLLDKADANPLLWPALRGAAAGFLLKLRVGREDISRIKEATSFLRDCSATKMVNIAAALRQLGRAHGLLID, from the exons ATGATTAGGCCAGGAACAGCCGTGCGTTGGCAGCGGGAGACGGCTCGGCCGCAAGctttctctgtttcctccGAAGCCCCTTCGTCAAGCGAGCTAATCTCGCGCAAGCTACCGCCTCTGGAGGAATTCCTTCGCAAGCGTGATTACGTGGGCGCCATCACGCTGCTTGAGTACGAGAGGGAGCAGGGAACCAAGCGCCGAGAACGGCGCTTCTGGCTCGCGTACTGCTACTTTCATGCGGGACTATATTCGGCAGCCCTGAAATGCTGCGATCAACTTCTCAAACGCGGGAAGAAATCGTGTCTAGATTCACAGGAAGAGGGCCACGGGAGCGTAGGGGAGAGAGCGGGTGTCTCAGACCTCGCAAGTCTGCAGCCTTCTGGCGATGTTGATGAAGGCAAGGGTGTAGGTTCTGCCGGAAGCACTCCTGCCGCaaacggcagcagcgcccgcaaGGAGTGGAGCGTACCCAGCAGCGGCGTCCACACTCAGTTTCTTGATCGTGAAGAAGATGGTGAAGACGATGGAGACGATGAGGGCAACTCGTCTGAGTTGACCCCTGACAAGGAGAGCGAGCTTCACTTGTATAAAGCTATCTGCCTGTACGGCATGTATATGTTCCCACAAGCGAAGCAGGAGGCGTTGCAGGCAGCGAACACCAAAACACGAAACCGCCTCCTGCTGTGCATTGCGTACCATGAAAGCGACCCCGATTTAGACAGAAAACTTGAGGCATTGGACACAAGTGACTTTCGCGACCAAATgaccgcggctgctgtggaGTACATGCGCGGGCGACCGGATGTCGCCTGCGATATCTATCGGAAGCTCTTATCCGCCTATCCAGAATACCATGCCTTGAAAATATACTACGCCATGGCAGCTTTCAAAGGAGAAATGTTCGAGATAGCCCGCGGCCTTGTAAAG GAATACGAAGGTTGCCACGCGAGATCCCTTGTTGCTTCCAATCTTTTAGCCTGCTGCCTCTACGAAGAAGATGCGGCTTCCAGCGCAATGGAGATCTACCATTTGCTGGGACACGAGGCAGACCGCGAGGAGTCGTTCTTCATTCAGCACAACGACCTGCTGAGGCACAACGCATGCGTCTTCCAGAAGGGAGAAAAGGGCCTCCAAGTCTGGCGCGCCCTGATCGGCATTATTCCCGAGGCGAGACTGAATCTCACCCTCCTCCATATGCGTACCGGCGACTACGAGTCTGCGTTCAGTCTCATGCATGACTTCGACCCCAGGACAGCAAA TGAATACACTATTCGAGCCCTCGCGTTCATGCTCCTGGGACAAGCGCGCGATTCCGCGCAGCACATCTGCGAAGCTCAGAACATGTTCCTGACAGTCGGAACTGCCGATGGAGAAATCGAATCGATTCCGG GAATGCAGAGCATGTTCTACTACTACTTTCTGCGGAAAGACTACGACGCGGCCCTCGCCTACGCTAGCAGGCTCGAGCCCTATTTCGGCAGTGAGCCTTCGTATCGGTGGAACAAAGCGCTGGCGTTGAGCCAGGAAGGACGCTACGAAGAGGTGAAAGCTGCGATTTCGGCAATTGATGATGAGGA GTATCTCAGAGACCCTCTTTTCTTGCGCTGGCTGTGCCGAGTCTACGTCGCAACAGGAGACTGCGATGAGGCCATAtgtctctgtctgcagcAAAATGAGCGGTCTCAGGCTCATGCGCTTCTGAAAGAAGTTGCGGATGACTGCTACGCCATCGGAGACTTCTACTTTGCCCTGAAG GCATTCTGTCTACTGGATAAAGCAGACGCAAATCCTCTTCTGTGGCCTGCGCTtagaggcgcagctgcaggattTCTCCTCAAGCTTAGAGTCGGACGCGAGGATATCTCGAGAATAAAGGAAGCCACTTCCTTTCTACGCGACTGCTCTGCTACCAAAATGGTCAACATTGCCGCTGCCCTAAGACAACTGGGTCGTGCGCATGGACTACTCATCGACTAA
- a CDS encoding hypothetical protein (encoded by transcript BESB_076790) — translation MTPGGGGSLSAVSGGGFEGRRDSREKSSLPVVRGLPLLLLPQQVEVIWQAAADEEAAAARAVSGPASRELTQGTEASSATGTKPSHAEGSLSGVSSSAAAGNKTGPSSSDSGPPRRETGGGAQAASGQNPRGSAGGPSSGKKSVASSGQARETVAKGARDGGASAAGTKTQNASSSGTLAGASAPGCSRSGKVRPASGVTNQTSDGDGTVSSEAGTVASCVEATCRFLHLGPEGRRRPAVVDFHLFSLLFARDARMCPAKAALFVSVMGAALAEIEELAQTVSVTTLINTTKHKKAVKVE, via the exons ATGACAccgggcggaggcggatcACTTAGTGCGGTGTCCGGAGGGGGGTTCGAAGGCCGacgcgacagcagagagaaatCCTCTCTGCCGGTTGTGCGGggccttccgcttctccttctgccTCAGCAGGTTGAAGTTATCTGGCAAGCAGCCGCTGAcgaagaagccgccgcggccaggGCAGTATCCGGACCGGCGTCGCGGGAGTTGACTCAGGGAACCGAGGCATCCTCGGCGACTGGTACGAAACCTTCACATGCAGAAGGCTCCCTATCCGGCGTCAGTTCCTCAGCTGCGGCCGGGAACAAAACGGGTCCCAGCTCAAGCGATTCGGGGCCTCCTAGGCGAGAGACGGGGGGCGGGGCACAGGCAGCCAGCGGTCAGAACCCGCGTGGCTCTGCGGGCGGCCCGAGCTCTGGGAAGAAGTCGGTAGCCAGTTCCGGTCAAGCGCGGGAGACCGTTGCGAAGGGCGCAAGGGACGGAGGGGCAAGCGCAGCGGgaacgaagacgcagaatgCTTCTTCATCCGGAACGCTtgcaggcgcttctgctCCCGGATGCAGCCGAAGTGGAAAAGTGCGACCGGCGTCAGGAGTGACGAATCAAACCTCAGACGGAGATGGCACAGTGTCCAGTGAGGCAGGGACAGTAGCAAGCTGTGTAGAGGCGACTTGCCGGTTCCTGCACCTAGGGCCAGAGGGACGCCGGAGACCTGCGGTCGTCGACTTCCATCTTTTCAGTCTCTTGTTCGCCCGAGATGCCAGGATGTGTCCTGCGAAGGCTGCTCTCTTCGTATCTGTCATGGGAGCTGCACTCGCCGAGATAGAGGAACTAGCCCAGACTGTGAGCGTCACGACTCTCATAAACACTACAAAACACAAGAAAGCCGTGAAAGTGG AGTAA
- a CDS encoding thioredoxin domain-containing protein (encoded by transcript BESB_076800), with protein sequence MSYFSHDKAIGKGTVDRRRRHSLRFVWWVLLFLCFCVFVVFNPYATSLLFPGLRRALRERENSAASETQSSLAESAFHRSQLEATHSARAAETRRPAMRRGVKYYRWSHMASSQLQRQQPGTIFFLFYDEKQLAESDKKTPDYGENGRRQEGGGEDQEGKLLSAFQDVAVDFSSQPIFHVSVMKSLMHHWAYILPEGSEEQLPLALIVEMNRGWKKFILNDRHLNYEKLRNFEEQYLRGQLTPSLRSESASTVEPRPQQVVVPLVGDTFRKNVIESRHDALVFFYAPWCGFCKRFEPRLRQLAAEFSKIRSLRFYKMDVTKNDIDHPHTRVERVPHVVLYLREKKTDVPLRFDHSVEDVVGYGKEFLLQHATCKHIDLENGEDCDFGDTPAHEF encoded by the exons ATGTCTTACTTCTCTCACGACAAAGCCATAGGAAAAGGAACAGTggaccggcggcggcggcattCCCTTCGCTTTGTGTGGTGGGTCCTCCTTTTTCTTTGTTTCTGCGTGTTCGTGGTTTTCAACCCGTATGCTACCTCTCTCCTATTTCCgggtctgcggcgagcgctgaGAGAGCGGGAAAActccgcggcttctgagACTCAGTCATCCCTCGCTGAGAGCGCATTTCACAGATCTCAGCTGGAGGCGACTCACAgcgcgcgggctgcggaAACTCGGAGACCGGCGATGCGGAGAGGGGTGAAATACTATCGTTGGTCTCATATGGCATCATCCCAACTTCAACGTCAGCAGCCTGGGACCATCTTCTTTTTGTTCTACGATGAGAAACAactcgcagagagcgacaaaAAAACTCCAGATTACGGGGAGAACGGTCGCAGGCAGGAAGGTGGAGGGGAGGATCAGGAGGGGAAACTTCTTTCTGCCTTTCAAGACGTTGCTGTGGACTTCAGCAGCCAACCCATATTTCATGTGAGCGTCATGAAGTCCCTCATGCACCACTGGGCGTACATTCTACCGGAGGGGAGCGAGGAACAACTGCCTCTTGCCCTTATCGTTGAGATGAACAGGGGATGGAAAAAGTTCATCCTCAACGACAGACACCTCAATTACGAGAAACTCCGAAACTTTGAGGAACAATACCTTAGGG GACAGCTAACACCATCTCTGCGATCTGAGTCGGCAAGCACTGTGGAGCCGCGGCCACAGCAAGTGGTCGTTCCGCTTGTTGGCGACACCTTCCGAAAGAACGTGATTGAGAGCAGGCACGATGCCCTTGTATTTTTTTACGCACCATG GTGCGGCTTCTGCAAAAGATTCGAGCCCCGCCTCCGTCAACTTGCCGCTGAGTTCTCAAAAATCAGGTCCCTCCGTTTCTACAAAATGGACGTCACAAAGAACG ATATTGACCACCCGCACACCCGCGTGGAACGGGTGCCTCACGTGGTACTTTACCTtcgcgagaagaaaacggaCGTTCCCCTGAGGTTTGATCATTCGGTGGAAGA